In a genomic window of Sulfurimonas denitrificans DSM 1251:
- a CDS encoding tRNA (5-methylaminomethyl-2-thiouridine)(34)-methyltransferase MnmD has product MSYLTVMKKFDDKLHSIVLSEDGSYTAYSKEYEEHYHSTKDGALYESLVKHVIPAFELKKNHSEITILDICFGLGFNTLATIWYHRQNRLTSKLRIFSPELDGSLVKSLKYFSYPKEFEPLKNIVKELSQNGIYQDETLHVEIFVGDAREYIKRFSAQTFDVVFQDAFSPAANPLLWTKEYFMDIKNIIKDDGVLTTYSIALPIRVALWESGFYVFLNSGEGFRDATVASQSKLDIYSVVDVEHKMRCNPHVTSLRDCTL; this is encoded by the coding sequence GTGAGCTATTTGACTGTGATGAAAAAATTTGATGATAAACTCCACTCAATAGTTTTAAGTGAAGATGGGAGCTATACGGCGTACTCAAAAGAGTACGAGGAGCATTATCACTCTACAAAAGATGGTGCGCTATATGAATCACTTGTAAAACATGTTATCCCAGCATTTGAACTAAAAAAAAATCATTCAGAGATAACCATCTTAGATATCTGCTTTGGTTTGGGTTTTAATACACTCGCTACTATTTGGTACCATAGACAAAACAGACTAACTTCAAAACTGCGTATATTTTCTCCTGAACTTGATGGCTCTTTGGTTAAATCACTTAAATATTTTAGTTATCCAAAAGAGTTTGAACCACTAAAAAATATAGTAAAAGAGTTGTCACAAAATGGGATTTATCAAGATGAAACTCTACATGTAGAGATATTTGTAGGCGATGCAAGAGAGTATATAAAAAGATTTAGCGCTCAAACCTTTGATGTTGTTTTCCAAGATGCTTTTTCTCCAGCAGCAAATCCATTGCTATGGACAAAAGAGTATTTTATGGATATAAAAAATATTATAAAAGATGATGGAGTTCTTACAACCTACTCAATAGCGCTACCCATAAGAGTTGCTCTTTGGGAGAGTGGTTTTTATGTTTTTTTAAATAGTGGAGAGGGCTTTAGAGATGCAACTGTGGCATCTCAATCAAAGCTAGATATTTATAGCGTGGTAGATGTGGAGCATAAGATGAGGTGCAATCCACATGTAACTTCACTTAGGGATTGCACTCTCTAA
- a CDS encoding addiction module protein, producing MSVSLNYDQMPISEKFLMLEELWENMSNDATQKGFTPQWHLNILEQREQNIQNGKSTFSELEEAKSRLQKLV from the coding sequence ATGTCAGTGTCATTAAATTATGATCAAATGCCTATAAGTGAAAAGTTTTTAATGTTGGAAGAGCTATGGGAAAATATGAGTAATGATGCAACTCAAAAGGGCTTTACCCCTCAGTGGCATCTGAATATATTAGAGCAAAGAGAACAAAATATTCAAAATGGCAAATCAACCTTTAGCGAGTTAGAAGAGGCTAAAAGCAGGTTACAAAAGTTAGTTTAA
- the luxS gene encoding S-ribosylhomocysteine lyase, whose protein sequence is MPLLDSFKVDHTIMPAPAVRRAKGMKTPSGDDITVFDLRFVAPNKEILSSEGIHTLEHLFAGFMRDHLNSKDVEIIDISPMGCRTGFYMSLIGSPDEQRVADAWSASMQDILGVKEQKDIPELNVYQCGTYKMHSLEDAKEIASKVLERRIGVMDNDALALDESKIG, encoded by the coding sequence ATGCCACTATTAGATAGTTTTAAAGTTGATCATACAATTATGCCAGCCCCAGCAGTTCGCCGTGCAAAAGGGATGAAGACACCAAGCGGTGATGATATTACAGTTTTTGATTTACGTTTTGTTGCTCCAAACAAAGAGATTTTATCCTCCGAGGGTATTCATACGTTAGAGCATCTTTTTGCTGGATTTATGCGAGACCACCTAAACTCTAAGGATGTTGAGATTATAGACATCTCTCCTATGGGATGCCGTACAGGGTTTTATATGAGCTTAATTGGCTCACCAGACGAGCAGAGAGTAGCAGATGCATGGAGCGCTTCAATGCAGGATATTTTAGGGGTTAAAGAGCAAAAAGATATTCCAGAATTAAATGTTTATCAGTGCGGAACTTATAAGATGCACTCGCTTGAGGATGCAAAAGAGATTGCTTCAAAAGTGTTAGAGAGACGCATTGGTGTTATGGATAATGACGCTCTAGCTCTTGATGAATCAAAGATAGGATAA
- a CDS encoding chemotaxis protein CheB, which translates to MLENSQLERVILIGASTGGPGQIEKIIKALPKLKHTTIIIAQHMALDFIASFVKRLGEHSSNSIHIIENALRLRAGEIYICQGITTIHSTNVGLEFHLTCSKEYKYNPDINALFSSFAPFVKSYKTLGIILTGIGDDGVSGCKELSLMGARTITQTQESAIVDGMPLRARQSIESIEIDDTNGIKNKIMEFCN; encoded by the coding sequence GTGTTAGAAAATTCACAACTCGAGAGAGTTATCCTCATAGGTGCTTCAACTGGAGGACCAGGTCAGATAGAGAAGATAATTAAAGCTCTGCCAAAACTCAAACATACAACCATCATAATCGCTCAGCACATGGCGCTTGATTTTATTGCAAGTTTTGTAAAAAGGTTAGGCGAGCATAGTAGTAACAGCATACATATTATAGAAAATGCTCTTAGATTAAGAGCGGGAGAGATATATATTTGCCAAGGAATCACCACAATTCATAGCACAAATGTGGGGCTGGAATTTCATCTTACATGTTCAAAAGAGTACAAATACAATCCCGATATAAACGCTCTCTTTAGCTCTTTTGCCCCTTTTGTAAAGAGTTATAAAACACTAGGCATTATACTAACAGGAATTGGCGATGATGGTGTTAGCGGATGCAAAGAGTTGTCTTTAATGGGGGCTAGAACAATTACCCAAACCCAAGAGAGCGCCATTGTAGATGGAATGCCGCTTCGGGCAAGACAATCAATAGAGTCAATTGAGATAGATGACACTAATGGTATAAAAAATAAAATTATGGAGTTTTGTAACTAA
- a CDS encoding CheR family methyltransferase, which produces MFFNFFKKDTSFEPEHKREQIQDYDDISQIANFFKNETGVTFDKQESILKNKVTTFCKHKEIFSFHELLDSLNRNSTLKQELIDTLTTNETFFYREFKQVQELVELVKKCSHKVEILCAPSATGEEPYSIAIALLEAGVASESFNILGIDINQEAIQRAKNGVYKERNIRNLSSEQLRKYFKQEGGLYRLNDSVKSRVTFRVINIFDHSFKNIGNFDFIFCRNMLIYFDKETKIKAKEILQNLRKNKNQEIFFGHADLF; this is translated from the coding sequence ATGTTTTTTAATTTTTTCAAAAAAGATACCTCTTTTGAGCCAGAGCATAAAAGAGAGCAGATACAAGATTATGATGATATTTCACAAATTGCAAACTTCTTTAAAAATGAGACAGGAGTTACTTTTGACAAACAAGAGTCCATCTTAAAAAATAAAGTAACAACATTTTGTAAACACAAAGAGATATTCTCATTTCATGAGCTACTAGACTCTTTAAATCGCAACAGCACTCTAAAACAAGAGCTTATTGACACGCTTACAACCAATGAGACATTTTTTTACAGAGAGTTTAAACAGGTTCAAGAGTTAGTAGAGCTTGTTAAAAAATGCTCTCATAAAGTAGAAATTTTGTGCGCACCCTCGGCTACTGGAGAGGAGCCATACAGTATAGCTATCGCTCTCTTAGAGGCTGGCGTTGCTTCTGAGAGCTTTAACATACTTGGTATAGATATCAATCAAGAGGCAATACAAAGAGCAAAAAATGGAGTTTACAAAGAGAGAAACATACGAAATCTCTCTAGCGAGCAGCTCCGTAAATATTTTAAGCAAGAGGGTGGCTTATATCGTTTAAATGATAGCGTTAAGTCAAGAGTCACCTTTAGAGTGATAAATATTTTTGACCACTCTTTTAAAAACATAGGAAATTTCGATTTTATTTTTTGTAGAAACATGCTTATATATTTTGACAAAGAGACAAAAATAAAAGCAAAAGAGATTTTACAAAATCTTAGAAAAAATAAAAATCAAGAGATATTTTTTGGGCACGCAGATCTGTTTTAA
- a CDS encoding EAL domain-containing protein: MKLKLKSKLLFLSVVPILFITFLSFMLLSDIIKNRQNLELTKQYILEAEVISKVIHFMQIERGTTTGMIANKKIDDKDTNLQHVKALCDRAVLDAKSTLDVCDFCHNSQALGTLEDIKNRNNIKLLSLSIPDAKAYYTQQIESLLLFVKKIPSLMNDKEHRNYLQAHSYLASAKEALGQIRATLMEVYSNKQLSEGSLLSLIKFLEIYNLDCENFKTIASKDILAIHARHFRGEAVEKTLDMIHSIIRDRNDINFSLVEPSYWFKQSTISINALRDVERELFESVTELINEKLKLTFYKILLITSFLLTTIITLASIMVLIVRKIISSTNSLEQNYDESISLLEQYRAAVDRSFIVSKTDPKGIITYVNSEFCKISGFSKDELIGKSHNFIRHPQMKDNTFKEMWHTIKELKKPWRGEVINLKKDGSYYWVKAIINPILDKNGEIVEYIAIRSDITEIKNALTTDALTGYDNRTKLSEDIKELKDLSLAILNLDNFRQLNDFYGHQFGNLVIISIANKIYNFISKDKKLKFYRLQGDEFVVVGVEYDKEKFISKTKEILLLIKERFSMKNEEILLSCSCGISFEDNEHILSGANMALKTAKKSSIDLLVYDDSLSLNQQYENNMIVTKKISDALKNDNIITYYQPIINNKDENKEPKKYECLVRMRDGDKILSPYFFLDIAKQTKQYFGITKAVVFQAFEMFKDKEAQFSINLSINDILDEEMSKYILMMLDRYEVGNRVIFEILESEYIENFEELLIFITKIKKYKCKIAIDDFGTGYSNFGYLIKLKPDLLKIDGSLIRNIDKDKNARLIVSTIVEFSHKLGMKIVAEFVENKEIFEIVKTLGIDYSQGYYFSEPKESL, translated from the coding sequence ATGAAGTTAAAACTAAAGTCTAAATTACTATTTTTATCAGTAGTGCCGATACTTTTTATAACTTTTCTCTCATTTATGCTTCTCTCAGATATTATTAAAAACAGACAAAATCTAGAACTTACAAAACAGTACATACTAGAAGCAGAAGTTATTTCAAAAGTTATTCACTTCATGCAAATAGAGCGTGGCACTACAACTGGAATGATTGCAAATAAAAAAATAGACGATAAAGATACAAATCTTCAACATGTAAAAGCACTCTGCGACAGAGCCGTTTTGGATGCTAAGAGCACTCTTGATGTTTGTGATTTTTGTCATAACTCTCAAGCGCTAGGTACTTTAGAAGATATTAAAAACAGAAACAATATTAAACTCCTTAGCCTCTCTATTCCTGATGCAAAAGCCTACTATACACAACAGATAGAATCTCTTCTTCTATTTGTAAAAAAAATTCCATCTTTAATGAATGATAAAGAGCACAGAAACTATCTCCAAGCTCATAGCTATCTCGCGTCTGCAAAAGAGGCTCTGGGGCAGATAAGAGCAACTTTGATGGAGGTTTACTCAAACAAACAGCTCTCTGAGGGCTCTTTGCTATCTCTAATAAAATTTTTAGAGATTTATAATCTTGATTGTGAAAATTTCAAAACAATCGCTAGTAAAGATATTCTTGCTATTCATGCACGACACTTCAGGGGAGAGGCTGTTGAGAAGACTCTTGATATGATACACTCAATCATTAGAGATAGAAATGATATAAATTTTTCTCTAGTAGAGCCATCATACTGGTTTAAACAATCAACAATCTCAATAAACGCACTAAGAGATGTAGAGCGTGAACTCTTTGAGAGTGTAACTGAGCTTATAAATGAGAAACTAAAACTTACTTTTTACAAAATTCTTCTTATAACATCATTTCTGCTCACTACTATCATTACTCTTGCTTCTATAATGGTGTTAATTGTTAGAAAAATTATCTCCTCAACAAACTCTTTAGAACAAAATTATGATGAATCTATCTCACTTTTAGAGCAGTACAGAGCAGCGGTAGATAGAAGCTTTATAGTTTCAAAAACAGATCCAAAAGGTATTATTACCTATGTAAATAGTGAATTTTGTAAAATCAGCGGTTTTTCAAAGGATGAACTAATTGGTAAATCGCACAATTTTATAAGACACCCACAAATGAAAGATAATACATTCAAAGAGATGTGGCATACCATAAAAGAGCTAAAAAAACCGTGGCGTGGTGAGGTAATAAACCTTAAAAAAGATGGCTCATACTACTGGGTAAAGGCGATTATAAACCCTATCCTCGATAAGAATGGAGAGATTGTTGAGTATATTGCAATTCGTAGCGACATCACAGAGATAAAAAATGCTCTCACAACTGATGCACTAACTGGTTATGACAACCGAACAAAACTCTCTGAGGATATTAAAGAGCTTAAAGACCTCTCTTTGGCAATATTAAACCTTGATAATTTCAGGCAGCTTAATGACTTTTATGGGCATCAGTTTGGAAACTTAGTCATCATCTCAATAGCAAATAAAATCTATAATTTCATCTCAAAAGATAAAAAACTAAAGTTTTATAGACTCCAAGGTGATGAGTTTGTAGTAGTTGGAGTTGAGTATGACAAAGAGAAATTCATCTCAAAAACAAAAGAGATACTGCTCCTAATAAAAGAGAGATTTAGCATGAAAAATGAAGAAATTCTTCTTTCATGTAGTTGCGGAATCTCTTTTGAAGATAACGAACACATCCTCTCTGGTGCGAACATGGCTCTTAAAACTGCTAAAAAAAGCAGCATTGACCTTTTAGTTTATGATGACTCTTTATCGCTAAATCAGCAGTATGAAAACAATATGATAGTTACAAAAAAAATCTCTGACGCTCTAAAAAACGATAACATCATCACCTACTATCAGCCAATAATAAATAACAAAGACGAAAACAAAGAGCCTAAAAAATATGAGTGTTTAGTTAGAATGAGAGATGGAGATAAAATTTTATCTCCCTATTTCTTCTTAGACATTGCAAAACAGACAAAGCAGTATTTTGGTATTACTAAAGCTGTAGTTTTTCAGGCTTTTGAGATGTTTAAAGATAAAGAAGCACAGTTTTCTATAAATCTATCCATTAACGATATTTTAGATGAAGAGATGTCTAAATATATTCTTATGATGCTCGATAGATATGAGGTTGGAAATAGAGTTATTTTTGAAATTCTCGAATCTGAATATATAGAAAATTTTGAAGAACTCTTAATATTTATCACAAAAATAAAAAAGTATAAGTGTAAAATTGCTATTGATGATTTTGGAACTGGCTATAGCAACTTTGGATACCTTATAAAACTAAAACCTGACCTCTTAAAGATTGATGGCTCACTTATTAGAAATATAGACAAAGATAAAAATGCGCGTCTTATAGTCTCAACTATTGTTGAATTTTCACATAAACTTGGAATGAAGATTGTTGCAGAGTTTGTTGAAAATAAGGAGATATTTGAGATAGTCAAAACTCTAGGAATTGACTATTCACAAGGATACTACTTCTCAGAACCAAAAGAGAGTTTGTAA
- a CDS encoding Na/Pi cotransporter family protein: MLKKYYYYLFLFLLALVLFYNHDYKIIIAGVAIFLIGMTFMEDGFKLFSGGVLERVLQVSTDTLPKAIGTGFIATALMQSSSLVSIIIISFLSAELITLSGAIGVIFGSNIGSTTTAWIVSSFGLKIDIASFAMPMIIFGVVLKFSQSKSYQGIANILLGLGFIFLGIDYMKDGFEVLQSKLDLSKYALEGYLGALVYILLGVIATVIMQSSAATMAIVITALATNQIIYINALELAIGANVGTTITAILGALSSNANGKRVATAHLIFNLITAFVAIVFLYQLSDFTTFLASKIGIGDDDYAMKLALFHTMFNVIGVLLVAPFTQRLVKYLETLFIEVNIYALKPLYLDKVVINVPDAAIEAIKKETIRLYDSAIEAISHAISLHRHEFIKSPDIPSVVKNSQININTDVDEFYAKKIKSLYSDIIYYATLSQENMNQESQNHVYDLKLASREIIEAIKNMRDLQKNIYFYSKSKNSYVKDEYNNIRIYIAKTIDTINMVKEHEDEIDVLSSMELLKESVKALDNIKNSRIDTLIRENKIDSKMATSLINDSSFAYDVTQKLLQVATILWIKDKDLRTLGVST; the protein is encoded by the coding sequence ATGCTCAAAAAATATTACTACTATCTCTTTCTATTTTTACTAGCTCTTGTTCTTTTTTATAATCATGACTACAAGATTATCATAGCTGGAGTAGCTATCTTCTTGATTGGTATGACTTTTATGGAAGATGGGTTTAAACTCTTTAGCGGTGGAGTGCTTGAGAGAGTCTTGCAAGTTAGTACCGACACACTTCCAAAGGCTATTGGAACGGGCTTTATAGCCACTGCTCTAATGCAAAGCTCATCACTTGTATCTATCATAATTATCTCATTTTTAAGTGCAGAACTTATAACTCTAAGTGGAGCTATTGGAGTTATATTTGGCTCAAATATCGGCTCAACTACTACCGCTTGGATAGTCTCTAGTTTTGGTTTAAAGATAGATATAGCCTCTTTTGCGATGCCTATGATAATTTTTGGAGTTGTTTTAAAATTTTCACAGAGTAAAAGTTATCAGGGTATAGCAAATATACTTTTAGGGCTTGGGTTTATATTTCTTGGTATTGATTATATGAAAGATGGTTTTGAAGTTTTGCAAAGCAAACTTGACCTTTCAAAATACGCATTAGAGGGATATTTAGGGGCTTTGGTTTATATTTTGCTAGGCGTTATTGCAACTGTTATTATGCAGTCAAGCGCAGCAACAATGGCTATTGTTATCACTGCTCTTGCAACAAATCAGATTATCTATATAAATGCTCTTGAACTTGCAATAGGCGCAAATGTAGGAACTACAATTACTGCAATTTTAGGTGCACTCTCCTCAAATGCAAATGGCAAAAGAGTAGCAACAGCACATCTTATCTTTAACCTTATAACCGCTTTTGTAGCTATTGTTTTTCTCTATCAGCTAAGCGATTTTACAACGTTTTTAGCCTCAAAAATAGGCATTGGCGATGATGATTATGCTATGAAACTTGCACTCTTTCATACCATGTTTAATGTTATTGGAGTTCTGCTTGTCGCTCCATTTACGCAAAGGCTTGTAAAATATTTAGAGACGCTTTTTATAGAGGTAAATATTTATGCACTAAAACCTCTATACTTGGATAAAGTTGTTATAAATGTACCAGATGCTGCGATTGAAGCTATAAAAAAAGAGACAATTCGCCTATATGATAGTGCGATTGAAGCGATATCTCATGCCATTTCGCTGCATAGACATGAGTTTATAAAAAGCCCAGACATACCGAGTGTTGTAAAAAATTCACAGATAAATATCAACACAGATGTGGATGAGTTTTATGCCAAAAAAATAAAATCTCTCTACAGTGACATAATCTACTATGCGACTTTATCTCAAGAAAATATGAACCAAGAGAGCCAAAATCATGTCTATGATTTGAAACTTGCTTCACGTGAGATAATAGAAGCCATAAAAAATATGCGAGATTTGCAAAAAAATATATATTTTTACTCAAAATCAAAAAACAGTTATGTAAAAGATGAGTACAATAACATAAGAATCTATATCGCAAAGACGATAGACACTATAAATATGGTTAAAGAGCATGAAGATGAGATAGATGTTCTCTCCTCTATGGAACTATTAAAAGAGAGTGTAAAGGCTCTTGACAATATAAAAAATAGCCGTATAGATACGCTTATAAGAGAGAATAAGATAGACTCAAAAATGGCAACATCACTTATTAACGATAGCTCATTTGCCTATGATGTAACGCAAAAGCTTCTGCAAGTGGCTACAATATTGTGGATAAAAGATAAAGATTTAAGAACATTGGGAGTTTCAACATGA
- a CDS encoding cation:proton antiporter, whose protein sequence is MQSVALLSGIVILILVAPLFARTLKVSVAVVEIILGALVVWLGFIDGNNEQFKDIAKIGFFYLMFLAGVEVNIRKFITFKDKYIKNIILYFSSLYGISFLLYFIFDLNPVYIVVIPIVSLGMIMVLINEHGKEHKWLELSLIIGVIGELISISALVIFDAIAVHGFGEEFYKNISILIVVLIVTVYVFKALSILFWWFPALRKTIMPDNDSMSQDIRVSMALFFILIAIMQYLHIDMVLGAFIAGVFIANFFEHKVELPQTLHRVGFGFLVPLFFIYVGTTLDINVLLTINILFEASLIVMAMVLARIVSSFVAYYRYLGVRGTILFSLGDSMPLTFLIAIATIAISNNAISLDEYYAFVLAAIIEAIVIMIVIKFILKKIK, encoded by the coding sequence ATGCAAAGTGTAGCGTTGTTATCGGGAATAGTTATTTTAATTTTAGTCGCTCCCCTCTTTGCAAGAACACTCAAAGTGTCAGTTGCAGTTGTAGAGATAATTTTAGGTGCACTGGTTGTTTGGTTGGGTTTTATAGATGGGAACAATGAGCAGTTTAAAGATATTGCAAAGATAGGGTTTTTTTATCTGATGTTCTTGGCTGGTGTTGAGGTAAACATTAGAAAGTTTATAACTTTTAAAGATAAATATATAAAAAACATCATTTTATATTTTAGCTCTCTTTATGGAATATCGTTTTTGCTATATTTTATTTTTGATCTAAATCCAGTCTATATAGTCGTTATTCCAATAGTCTCTTTGGGGATGATAATGGTGTTAATAAATGAGCATGGCAAAGAGCATAAGTGGCTTGAACTCTCACTTATAATAGGCGTAATTGGTGAGCTTATAAGTATCTCTGCACTTGTCATTTTTGACGCAATAGCAGTTCATGGTTTTGGTGAAGAGTTTTATAAAAATATTTCAATTCTTATAGTTGTTCTTATTGTTACAGTTTATGTTTTTAAAGCTCTAAGCATACTTTTTTGGTGGTTTCCTGCACTTAGAAAAACTATTATGCCAGACAATGACAGTATGAGTCAGGATATTAGAGTATCTATGGCACTCTTTTTTATACTTATTGCAATTATGCAGTATCTTCATATAGATATGGTTTTGGGAGCCTTTATAGCGGGTGTTTTTATAGCAAACTTTTTTGAGCATAAAGTTGAACTTCCACAGACTCTGCATCGTGTTGGGTTTGGGTTTTTAGTGCCTCTGTTTTTTATCTATGTTGGAACAACACTCGATATTAACGTCTTGTTGACTATAAACATACTCTTTGAAGCAAGCTTGATAGTTATGGCTATGGTTTTAGCTAGAATAGTTAGTTCATTTGTGGCATATTACAGGTATTTGGGAGTTAGAGGAACTATTTTGTTTAGCCTTGGCGATTCCATGCCTTTGACGTTTTTAATAGCAATCGCTACTATAGCTATAAGCAACAACGCTATTAGTTTAGATGAGTACTACGCATTTGTTTTAGCGGCTATTATAGAGGCTATTGTTATTATGATTGTGATTAAATTTATTTTGAAAAAAATTAAGTAA
- a CDS encoding DEAD/DEAH box helicase, producing the protein MPFSKLGLSQNILQALKQNGFTKPTPIQERVIPLVLERHDIMAKAQTGSGKSASFILPILELLSRDSYEGKAKIKVLVLTPTRELTQQIVEAFNTFGAFMSKKPKVVGVIGGEGIGEQLFNIQKGCDILVATSGRFLDILSKKQMILSHVDFFVLDEADKMLDFGFAEELELILEALGQKRQNLLFSATYPPKMLFIASKIMQNPIEVSVEDEEPTVESVVQRAILVSRENRAPLLRHLLKSEKYELVIVFMSSKRAADNIAAKFRKHGFSADSFHGDLHQEDRNYTLEEFKTKKLQILFATDLVSRGLDINDITCVINFDLPRSSADYIHRIGRTARAGKAGMAISFIDHEDEAHFRLIEKRSNIRLKREQIEGFELTTEAPKREKGKEPIKGKGKSKKDRAREAAAGIK; encoded by the coding sequence ATGCCGTTTTCAAAACTTGGACTTTCGCAAAATATACTACAAGCACTAAAGCAAAACGGCTTTACTAAACCAACACCTATTCAAGAGAGAGTTATTCCGCTTGTGCTGGAGCGTCATGATATTATGGCAAAGGCTCAAACTGGAAGCGGGAAGAGTGCCAGTTTTATTTTGCCTATTTTAGAGCTTTTATCTCGTGATAGCTATGAGGGAAAAGCAAAGATAAAAGTCCTTGTTCTAACACCTACAAGAGAGCTGACACAACAGATAGTTGAAGCTTTTAACACTTTTGGTGCGTTTATGAGCAAGAAGCCAAAAGTTGTTGGTGTAATCGGCGGAGAGGGGATTGGAGAGCAACTCTTTAACATTCAAAAAGGGTGCGATATCTTAGTTGCTACATCGGGGCGCTTCCTTGATATTTTAAGTAAAAAACAGATGATTCTCTCACATGTAGATTTTTTTGTTCTTGATGAAGCGGATAAAATGCTTGATTTTGGGTTTGCAGAAGAGCTTGAACTTATCCTTGAAGCACTTGGGCAAAAGCGCCAAAACTTACTCTTCTCAGCTACATATCCTCCAAAGATGCTCTTTATCGCTTCAAAGATTATGCAAAATCCCATTGAGGTTAGTGTAGAAGATGAAGAGCCAACAGTTGAGAGTGTTGTTCAACGCGCTATTTTGGTAAGCAGAGAAAACCGCGCTCCTCTTCTTAGACATCTCTTAAAGAGTGAAAAATATGAACTTGTAATTGTGTTTATGTCAAGCAAAAGAGCTGCTGATAATATAGCTGCAAAGTTTAGAAAACATGGATTTAGCGCCGATTCGTTTCATGGCGATTTGCATCAAGAAGATAGAAACTACACGCTAGAAGAGTTCAAAACAAAAAAACTCCAGATTTTATTTGCCACTGATTTAGTCTCAAGAGGATTGGATATAAATGACATTACATGCGTAATCAATTTTGACCTTCCGCGCTCAAGTGCTGACTACATACACCGCATAGGACGAACGGCAAGAGCAGGTAAAGCTGGGATGGCTATCTCCTTTATAGACCATGAAGATGAGGCACATTTTCGCTTGATAGAAAAACGCTCAAACATCAGACTCAAAAGAGAGCAGATAGAGGGCTTTGAGCTTACTACAGAAGCGCCAAAGAGAGAAAAAGGCAAAGAGCCTATAAAAGGCAAAGGCAAAAGTAAAAAGGACAGAGCAAGAGAAGCAGCCGCAGGAATAAAGTAG
- a CDS encoding bifunctional helix-turn-helix domain-containing protein/methylated-DNA--[protein]-cysteine S-methyltransferase, translated as MDEISLLHDNYKQIEKAIKYIDENFKEHPSIDEVAKNIGMSKFHFIRVFKEYVGVTPKQFLHSVTLNYAKEHIKESKSILDSSLDIGLSSSSRLHELFVNLIGVTPKEWREKGKDVLITYGYGQTPFGEALIGFTDKGVCYLGFIDENKNEIFKRFNELWENANLHFDEKAAREYLENIFIKNKKYSLFVKGTNLQVNVWKALLNLPNGVVATYQDIANYLEKPKATRAVASAIGKNHIGYLIPCHRVIAKSGAMSGYRWGIERKKILIACESIQNNQLSNK; from the coding sequence ATGGATGAAATTTCACTCCTGCACGATAACTATAAACAGATAGAAAAAGCCATCAAGTATATTGATGAAAACTTTAAAGAGCACCCATCTATTGACGAGGTTGCTAAAAATATCGGTATGAGTAAATTTCATTTTATAAGAGTTTTTAAAGAGTATGTAGGCGTTACCCCAAAACAGTTTTTGCACTCTGTTACTCTAAACTATGCAAAAGAGCATATAAAAGAGTCCAAATCTATCCTTGATAGCAGTTTGGATATAGGGCTATCAAGCAGTAGCCGTCTCCATGAACTTTTCGTAAATCTAATAGGTGTAACTCCTAAAGAGTGGAGAGAAAAAGGAAAGGATGTTCTTATAACTTACGGTTATGGGCAGACTCCTTTTGGTGAGGCACTTATCGGTTTTACTGATAAGGGAGTTTGTTATCTGGGCTTTATAGATGAGAATAAAAATGAGATTTTTAAAAGATTTAACGAACTCTGGGAAAATGCAAATCTACATTTTGATGAAAAAGCGGCACGTGAATACTTAGAAAATATCTTTATAAAAAACAAAAAATACTCTCTTTTTGTAAAGGGAACAAATCTTCAAGTAAATGTTTGGAAAGCGCTCTTAAACCTTCCAAACGGCGTAGTCGCCACTTACCAAGATATAGCAAACTATCTTGAGAAACCAAAAGCTACCAGAGCAGTCGCCTCCGCCATTGGCAAAAATCACATCGGCTATCTTATCCCATGCCATAGAGTCATAGCAAAAAGTGGAGCTATGAGCGGTTACAGATGGGGAATAGAGAGAAAAAAGATACTAATAGCCTGTGAATCAATCCAAAACAATCAACTGAGTAATAAATAG